The genomic segment GCGGGGGAGAGGCCGGGAGAGGGGGCAGCCGCGGCATGAGCGAGATCCAGCCCCACGCGGCACGACGTTCTCCCCTCTCCCGGCGCAGTTTGCTGGGGGAGGGGCCCGCCCGAGGAATGCGCCGGGCCTGGGTCGACGCGCCCGAGCCGAGGTCCAGGGCTCCGTGCCGCTGTCGCGCCCAGGCTGACAAGTGGCGCCGGGCTAGATCCTTCGGCCCGCGTAGGATCATGTGCGGGCGAGTGCGCCGCGCCTGGGCCTCAGGATGACAGGCCTGTGGTGCGGGGGCCAAGTGCGGCGCGCCTGGGCTGATGGGGGCCCCGAGGTTCGGGGAGCGTCCCCAAAGGTTGCGTAACCCCTGAAACCGCGCGACCTTGTGCGGGCGGACGCAGCCGGTCCGCCCTGAAACGACGTTCACGGCACGTATACCGTACTGGTTTTTGGAGATATGGCAATCCCCACGTTCCACGCCACCACCATCCTGGCCGTCCGCCGCGACGGCAAGATCGCGCTGGGCGGCGACGGCCAGGTGACCATGGGCGACGTCATCGCCAAGTCGTCGGCCACCAAGGTGCGCAAGCTCAAGGACGGCAAGGTGCTGGCGGGCTTCGCCGGCTCCGTGGCCGACGCCTTCACGCTGTTCGAGAAGTTCGAGGAAAAGCTGGAGCGCTACCCGGGCAACCTGTCGCGCGCGGCGGTGGAGCTGGCGAAGGACTGGCGCAGCGACCGCTACCTGCGCCGGCTCGAGGCGCTGCTGGCCGTGGCCGACCGCGAGAATCTGTACATGCTCAGCGGCACCGGCGACGTCATCGCCCCCGACGACGACATCGTGGCCATCGGCTCCGGCGGGAGCTACGCCCTCGCCGCGGCGCGCGCGCTCAAGGAGCACTCGTCGCTCCCCGCCCCCGAGATCGTGCGGCGGGCGCTGGAGATCGCGGGCGAAATCTGCATCTATACCAACACCAACATCACCGTGCTGGAGCTGGACTGACCGCGCGCTGGGAACTGAACAGGATGTCGACGAACGAAACCGAGGTGAAGCCCGCGGAGGGCGAGGCCCAGGAGCCGCTCTGGCTGGACGAGATGACGCCCCGCCAGATCGTCGCCGAGCTCGACAAGTACATCGTGGGGCAGAACGCGGCCAAGAAGTCGGTGGC from the Longimicrobium sp. genome contains:
- the hslV gene encoding ATP-dependent protease subunit HslV — its product is MAIPTFHATTILAVRRDGKIALGGDGQVTMGDVIAKSSATKVRKLKDGKVLAGFAGSVADAFTLFEKFEEKLERYPGNLSRAAVELAKDWRSDRYLRRLEALLAVADRENLYMLSGTGDVIAPDDDIVAIGSGGSYALAAARALKEHSSLPAPEIVRRALEIAGEICIYTNTNITVLELD